Part of the Halopseudomonas maritima genome, TTCAACACAAAAACCGGGAAGTTCGAATCCCTCAATAACAATGACTGCAAGTTCAGCTATAGAAACAGCATATTCAAAGAACGCCAAGAACTATTCATCATCAGTGTAACATTTAACTTACAAAAAAAAGGAGCAGACAAAACACCACTTATCAGCAGGTCCAGAGATCTGGTGCGCGCAGCGATACTAGCACTTTCCTCAATACGCATTAAAAAGCACCCCAAGCTAAAACTTACAATCAGCTTTGATAAAATTCGCGAATTCTTAAACATTCGAAGCGTGCCAACCAAAGCCAAACGCGAAATTGTCAAGGCAATAAGAAAAAAAACACTAAACGACCCTAAAATCACCGGCAATTCAGGTTGTTTTTTTAAGTGCCCAATCATTCCCTCCGAAGAATTTGACAAGCTAAAACTAAAATTCCCGGATATTGAGTATTTTGATCACACACCCAGCGAAAAAAAGATATCTGCCTGCTGGCTAATTCGCTCAACAGGCTTTGCAGGAAACATATTCCAAGGTGTTACCTGTGATATAAACAGGCCCGTCGTACTTCTCAACGTCGACAATGCTTCCGCTGAAACTGTATTCCATCATGCCCTATCGATCAAAAGCGCAGTTAGGGAAAAATTTGGGATAAATCTTGAGGAAGAGGTCACTTTATTCTCCCCGTAATTTATCACCTTCTATTATAGAGCGCCCCCCCGAAGCTTTTAACCACAACAACCACTATTTTTCATGTATAAACTTACCGCCTTCAAGCCGTACGATATCCGCGGCCAACTCGGCACAGAGCTGAATGAAGATATCGCCTATCGTATCGCCCGCGCCTTCGCGCAATTCCTAAAGCCCAAACGCATCGTTCTGGGTGGAGACGTCCGTGCCACCTCCCCTGCGCTTAAGGCAGCGCTTGCCAACGGGCTGCGTGATGAAGGGGTAAACGTTCTTGACCTCGGCTTGGCAGGCACTGAAGAAGTTTATTTCGCCACGTTCCACCTGGGCGTAGATGGCGGTATTGAAGTGACCGCATCGCACAACCCCATCGACTACAACGGCTTCAAACTAGTGCGCGAAGGGGCTCGCCCCATCTCTGCAGACACTGGCCTTGCTGCCATTCGCGAAATGGCCGAGGCAAGTACTTACCAGTTGGTGGACGGTAAAGACCCGACAGTGGCTGAAGCAGCCCGTGGTAACTATGAGCTGGTAGATACCCGCGCAGACTTCGTGAAGCATTTGATGGGCTATATCGATGCCACCGCTTTTGACCGGCCGCTCAAGCTGGTCGTCAACGGGGGCAACGGCGCTGCGGGTCCTACAGTTGATGCGATTGAAGCGGCCTTCGCCGTCGCTGGCCTGCCCGTTACCTTTATCAAAATCTGCCACGAGCCAGACGGCACCTTTCCCAACGGCATTCCCAACCCCATTCTGGTCGAGAAC contains:
- the murB gene encoding UDP-N-acetylmuramate dehydrogenase, which produces MINANHPIKNSFGVKSNCKNLVFIENESMLSELWANHVFEGPIMVLGAGYNIIPPSFFDGVVVTSSMTSISHKSELDDSSLITVEAGLSWDDFVDYAVQNSYTGLENLSLIPGTVGAAPINNIGAYGAEISEHVESVHCFNTKTGKFESLNNNDCKFSYRNSIFKERQELFIISVTFNLQKKGADKTPLISRSRDLVRAAILALSSIRIKKHPKLKLTISFDKIREFLNIRSVPTKAKREIVKAIRKKTLNDPKITGNSGCFFKCPIIPSEEFDKLKLKFPDIEYFDHTPSEKKISACWLIRSTGFAGNIFQGVTCDINRPVVLLNVDNASAETVFHHALSIKSAVREKFGINLEEEVTLFSP
- a CDS encoding phosphohexomutase domain-containing protein (capsular polysaccharide biosynthesis protein; catalyzes the formation of D-mannose 6-phosphate from alpha-D-mannose 1-phosphate); this encodes MYKLTAFKPYDIRGQLGTELNEDIAYRIARAFAQFLKPKRIVLGGDVRATSPALKAALANGLRDEGVNVLDLGLAGTEEVYFATFHLGVDGGIEVTASHNPIDYNGFKLVREGARPISADTGLAAIREMAEASTYQLVDGKDPTVAEAARGNYELVDTRADFVKHLMGYIDATAFDRPLKLVVNGGNGAAGPTVDAIEAAFAVAGLPVTFIKICHEPDGTFPNGIPNPILVENRDITRDAVLEHGADAGIAWDGDFDRCFLFDEQGRFIEGYYIVGLLAEAFLQKEQGARIIHDPRLVWNTVEQVESNGGVAVQTKAGHAFIKERMRNEDAIYGGEMSAHHYFREFAYCDSGMIPWLLIAELMCRKGLPLSALVGERIARFPSSGEINLKVNNAPAVLKAIESQYAKDALSVDHTDGVSIEFAEWRFNLRASNTEPVIRLNVESRADQALMEQQTKQLLDDINALS